In the bacterium SCSIO 12741 genome, ATTCGCCCTCCTCAAATTCCACATCAATTCCATTAACGGCATGAACCGGAACGGTAGTTTCGTTATAGGTTTTCTGCAAATCAGAAATTTTTATGACGCTCATAATTCCTTTTTTAATCTCTTTCGTTAATCACATTTCCCGTATGGCGGTAGCGGGGTTTAATTTAATGGCTCTACGCGCTGGAAACCAAGCGGCAATGATGGCGGTGATGCTCACCATAATGGTTATCTGGAAGTAGAACACGAACTCCACCTCGGGATAAATAATGGGAGAAAAACCTAAGTCTTCCATAGCTCCCATATAAGCGGTAAGGTCAATTCCTGAATTCCCTAAATATCCAATTACGACTATGGAAATTAAGCAACCGGCTATTCCCCCAACCAAGGACAAGAACATGGTCTCCAGGATAATCATTCCAGCTACCCTGGGCTTACTCATTCCAATGGACCTCAACATCCCGATTTCGTGCGTACGCTCCATAATGACCATGAGCATAGTATTGATAATACCAAAAATGAGGGCGATTAGAATGATGGCCAATAAGATGAAGTTGAACTGGTCGATGAAGCCAGAATACATTTTTACGCTGGGCTGCAGTTCTCCCCAATCTCTTACTTCGGCATTGGGGTAATCTTCCGTTACCTGCTTGTGAAACTCCTCAAGAATTCGGTCATCCTGAAGCATTACCGCTATTTCATGAGCACCATCTTCCGGGAAATTGAGCAATGGCCTTAAATCTTCTTTTTTGACGAAAATTGATGATCCATCAAACAATCCATTTCCCGTCTTATAAATACCAACAACCCGAAACAGCCCCCGTGATACATTCCCGGTTCTATCTGGCAGATCGAGTACAATCTTAGACTTGAGGCGAACCTTTAACTCTTCAGCTTGCTTTTGGCTGATTAATATGGGGGCGGTTCTGCTCTTGCCTTCAAAATAGGTACCGGTATCAACTTCGGCCCACAGCCTGGTAGTTTGCTTTTCTTGATCAGGATCAACGCCCATAATTCGAACGCCCAAGGCTTTGTTGGCCGTAGACGCCATTCCATTGGAAACGATTCGAGAAGTGACACTTTGCACCCCGCTTCGGCTCTTCAGATCGGCCACTATTTGGGATGAATTTTCAAGGTACAAGCCGAGATCTTCGTTCAGTGGAAAATCCTTGGCGCAAAGCTGCAAATGAGACGTTTCTAAACGAATATTCCGATCGATTTGCTGGTTGACCATTCCGGTCATAAAGGCAGCGAAAAATATAGCAGCGAATATTCCAATGGCAATAGCCAAAATGACCACGGCACTTCTGGATTTATTTCTCCACACATTTCTCCAGGCGATTTTTAGTAGCATATTACCTCCCTCTAAGTGCGTTTACGATATTTAAATTTAAGATCAGGCTCAACGGTGCTATAAGCGAGACTGTGCTCAAAAGAAACACAACCAAGGCCTGATCGATCAGATAACCCAACTCCATCGACATCCTCATAACGGGCTCCACGTTGTATTCGGAAAACATTTCGGCTGTTTCGCCGGAAAACTCAATGGGATTATACCAGAAATAGGCATTTATGGGCAATGAAATCAGTACCCCAACGATGACCGAAATAAGGGCCAACCAAAGCGTTTCAATGGCCACCAGCTGAACAATATGCCTGCGTTGCATACCCATGGAATTCATAACTGAGAACTCCCTTCTACGTTCTGCCGCCATCATAAGTAGCGTTCCAAAAATTCCAAAGCCAATGACGAGGTAGAGAACCCCAATCATAATGAGCCCCGAAACGCTATCCAACTCGATACTTTGAAGTAAATTCTCGTTTAGTTTTTTCCAGGTCAAGGCGGTAATTGGAGAACCTTCAAATTCGGTCAAAAGTTCTTTTTGAAGCTCTTCTGACTCCTCCTTGTTATTCAGAATTAGGCTCAGGGAAGAGAGCATACCGTAGGCACCGTATAAATCCTGAGCTTGTTCCAGATTAAGAAATACAGGACCTCCCCCCTGCCCTGAATAATTGAAATCATAAATCCCTTTGATCGGATATTTACCAACAGCCGTCACCCCATGATAGCCCTGACCAAACAGAACCATACTATCACCCAAAGCTACTTGCAGAAATCGAGCTAAATCTTCGGAAATTAGAAGTCCGTCTTCACCCGGTTCTAAATATTCTCCCTGGGTCAGCTTATCTTGAATAGCCAGAGCATCAACCTCAAGTTCGGGCTTCATACCTACCACAGGCACGCCCTTGGTGTGGGACTCGAAAGACGCCAAGGCAAAATTTTCGAACCGCGGAAATTGATTTTGAATAGCTGGATTTACCGCAGTTAACTTTTGAAGTTCTGGCGTGTAGTCGAAAATGTGCTCTATACTGGCATCATCAAAAAAGTCTTTGTGCTGAATTTGGACATGTCCACTTGAAGTACGCAGCGTACCTTCAATCATGGAATCATAGGTACCGAGCTGAAATCCGCGCATCACCACGGCGATAACCACGGCAAAGGCAATGCTCGATATCGTGATCAAAGTTCGGCGACGGTTGCGCCATAAGTTTCTCCAGGCCAATCTTGCAAGTATCATCTTCCTCTTAGTGCATTAACAAAATTGAGCCGATGAACGCTGATAATGGGAACCACGGCCAGAAGGACGCAAATACAAAAGATGATCATCAGCTGGTTAAAGATAAAAACGGGCTCTGTGGAGAATATGAACGTTGGCTCAATGTTATACTGGCGATACATGGCGGCCATATCACCGGTTAACTCGATAGGATTCGCATTGAGGTAAAACAAGACCGGAAGGCTTATCCCCAATCCACTCAACACGCCTATAATTCCAAGTAAAACGCTTTCAATAAAAACCACGATGGCGAGCTTACTGCGCTTCATTCCGATGGAGATCATCACTGAAAATTCCCTGCGCCGTTCCAGGGTCATCATAAACAAGGTTCCGAAAATGCCAAAACCTACGATCAGGTAAAGAACGCCAATCATAATTCCCGTTGAAACATTTTTTGTGCCTTGTGATTGGACATATTCCGGGTTAAGTTCCTTCCAATTTTTGGCAATAGCTTGGGTTGAATCTAGCTGCTGGTTCAATTGGCTTTGGACCGGGATCATGTATTCAGGACTCTCCACCATGAGGGACACATGGGTCAATCGGCCTTCTGCTCCGAAAAGGTGTTGGGCATCTTCCAGGTGGATGAACAACATGGAGGTATTCATCAACGGAACATTAAAATCTACAATTCCCTGCACCCAGTACTTTCCTGCAGCAGTGATTCCATGGTAGCCCTGACCGAACAGTACCAGCGTATCACCAATCGAAAGCTTGAGGTATTTCGCCAAGTCCACCGCCACCATCGTTCCTTGATTAGCTTCAGAAAAGTAAGTCCCCTCCACCACCTTGGTGTGCATGCCCGACAGCTGCTTTTCCATTTCAGGAAGTGTTCCAATGACCGCGGTTCCTTTGGTGATATTACCCGTTGAAACCAAGGCAAAATAATCAAGCTTAGGAGCCATCGCTTCCACCCCAGGAGTGGATTGAACCAGGGATTTAAAATCCTCATCCCAGGCCATGGAATTATCAATGTTCTTATCGTCCCAATAAGCTGGATGCTGGAGTTGAACATAACCCGTAGTGTTACGAATCATTTGATCATCGATGCGATCGTACATCCCTTTGACCACCGATTTCATCATGAGGCCAAAAAACAGGGCGAAACAAATGCTCGACACCGTAATCAACGTTCGTCGCCGATTACGCCACAAGTTGCGCCAAGCCAATATGAAGTAGGTTTTCACTACCGCACCTTTTTCATGTTCTGCTGAGAGAAGAAGCCTTCTTGAATATCAATTCCAAATTCCTGCCACTTCACCACAATTATGGTCTTCTGATTCTTTTTATCTGCTGGAACCAATTCCATGCGTGCAGGTAATTTTCGATCTCCCATCTGGCGAATGTCCGATCCAATCATGGTATTGACCAGTTCCATGTCTTCGTCGTAATTCTCCTGCTTCATCGTGTAGAACTCATCTTTGGCAATCCACATGATTAGCTTCCCCCAAACTACGGCGGCATCTTCCTTTGGAATCAATTCCACCTTGTAGCAATCATAACCACCGATGTTTTCTTCACCGAGAAGTTTGTGGGTATAATCTTCCACCTTAGAGTTCATCCGAACCAGATCATCGTTGGTAAAATCAGAGCCCATCCAGCTTTGCCCCATCATGGAGCTTGGAATTTTGATCATTCGCGAAACGGTAGGCATCCAGTTCCACATTTCTGTTTGTCGCTTTAGAAAAACTTGCCCTTTATCGCGAGCAGGCCCGGTGATGTAAATCATGGAGTATTCCGTTCCCAAACTCCAGGATTTCATAGTAATCGTTCGGTTCCAGGAAGGGCGTTGAATGGTCATTTCCATTTCACTTTTCGCCGAATTGCCAAGGGTCAATTGATTGGCTTTGTCTACAATATCTCGTGCTGAAAGTTCTTGTGCTACAAGTGGCTGTCCAATACCCAAAAGGAGTGAAAGGAAAATCATCAAAGATTTCATGGTAAGGATTTTATTTATCAAATGTAAAGCAGATTTTTTTAACTGACCAGTGGTCCGGTTAAAAAATCAATACCGCTTCATTAATTCTGCAATAACCTGATCCAAAGGATATTCCTCTCCCAATAGAAGAAATTTGAAGATTGCCCCATCCAGCACCGCATCAAAATACATAAGCTCCATTTCAGGATCTTCAAAGTTCATCTGGCGAAACAAATCAATGTAGTCCACCAGCATCACTTCCTTCATCTTCTCAAGATAAGGAATCACAGCCGGGTGGTTATGAATTTGTTGTATGACAGCCGTAAAAAGTCGATGCACTTCAGGGTTTTCTTTGACCATACGAATGATGTTCTTAACCCTTTCATGAAGGATTTGGGCAGCTCCATGGGTTACTGGAATCTGATTAATTCCATCAATCATCTGCTCCACATAATTCTGAATAATGGCCAGAAGGATGTCTTCTTTGGTCTTAAAGTGGTGGTAAACCGTACCTTTCGCTATGCCGCAGGCATCGGCAATTCGGTTGATGGAGGTATGCTTAAATCCGTAATCCGCAAATAGCTTCATGCTTTGCTCCAAAATTCGACTTCGGGTGGCGAGTCTTATCTCCTCAAAAGCTTCCTTGGATCTTGGCATGAGACAAAGTTAATTTTGAATTCTGAATTTTGAATTCCGAGCCCTATCAACCTTCAGGATTCAGAATTCAATATTCAATATTCATCGTGCTCTCACTTCTTTTTTAACGCTGAAGGCGACTTGGTATGGATCTTTTCTTCATCGTAGAAAACATTGTAGGCAAACCCGTCTTGAATCGAATAGGCGCCATATTGGCCTTGCTTGTTGAGCGCCAAAAAGCCCACCTGAAAGTCCTTATGGTCGGGCTGTTTTTTGATGATTCTTTGAATGGCCTCTTCACAAGCTTCTTGGGGACTTTTCCCTTGTCGCATCAATTCCACAATCAAATGGGTTCCTGCAATTTTGATCACAGCCTCCCCTTTTCCTGTGGCCGTAGCCGCTCCTACTTCATTATCTACAAATAGACCGGCCCCAATAATAGGTGAATCTCCAACGCGGCCGTGCATCTTCCAGGCCAGTCCGCTTGTGGTACAAGCTCCAGACAAGTCTCCGTTTTCATCCAAAGCCAACATTCCGATGGTATCGTGGTTTTCGATATTGATTACCGGCTCATAATTCTTTTCCTTTTTCCACTCTTCCCATCGATTTTTAGAATGTTCGGTAGACAAATCCATCTTTTCAAATCCTTGATCCAGCGCAAATTGCAAAGCACCATCTCCCACCAACATAATGTGGGGCGTTTCTTCCATCACCTTACGGGCTACAGATATAGGATTTTTGATGTGCTGCAAATAGGCAACCGATCCACAATTCCCCAATTCATCCATGATACAGGAATCGAGGGTCACAAACCCATCTCGATCAGGGTACCCGCCATATCCGACCGTAGCCACATTGGGGTCATCCTCCGGCACTCGAACTCCCTGCTCCACCGCATCCAAGGCTCGACCACCCTCAGTGAGTATTTCCCAGGCCTTTTCGTTGGCCGGAAAGCCAAATTTCCAGGTCGAGATAACCACTGGCTTTCTAACCTGGAGAGGTGTTGCAGCCATGGCATTTTGACCTTCGGGCACATTTTCCGCTGCACAACTCTGTACAGCCAAGGTCGTTCCCATAGTCGCCAGGGCCGGCCCACCCAAAGCAACCTTTTTGATAAAATCTCTTCTTTGCTCGTCCATTCCGGTTAATTCTTGGCCTAAAAATTAGTCCAAATAAATGAAAATGAGCCTATTCCATGTATTCGGCATGGTAAAACACAAATTTGCCTAACCTTGCGTTCAGGATGAATCCGGCTCAAAACATATCGGACTACTACAACCAAACGCTGGTGCACTACAAGCGACATTGGAAGCTCCGTCAACAGCAAGCCATTCATTATGGAATCTGGTATCCTGACACCCGAAGTTTTGCTGAGTCCTTGCAAAACTCCAATCGAAAGGTGGCCGAGTTACTGGACCCTCGCCCAGAACATCGTTTGCTGGACGCCGGATGCGGCGTAGGGGGAACCGCCCGATTTTTGGCCAAGCATTTTCATTGCCAGGTAACCGGAATTGCCCTGGGAAGCAAGTTGATCGAATTTGCGAACAACCTCCCAGAAACCCAGGAACTCGGCAATCGAGTAATTCTGGAAGAACGGAACTACCTTGCTACAGGATATCCGGATTATAGTTTTGATGGAGTTTATGCCGTAGAAAGTATGTGCCACAGTGATCATAAGAAAGATTTCTTGGCAGAGGCCTACCGTCTGTTAAAACCAGGTGGAAAGTTGATCGTTATCGATTACTTCCTTCCCAATCGAGATTTAACGACCAAAGAAGCATCTCCCATTAACAAATGGCTGGGCTTTTGGGCCATACCCAATTTGGTGCGTAAGGATGAATTCGAAAAGCTGTGCTACGACGTGGGATTCGAAAACGTGATCATGAAAGATTACACTCCGCACATACTGCGCTCAGCCAAGCGAATGTACCATGGAGCCATCCTGGGGGCAATCCCTTCAGAGTTGTACAACCTGTTTCATCCATCAGCGAGTAGATTTGCCCGCAAGCATTACCAATCCGGCTACTGGCAATACAAAACCTTGCGCCAGGGATTATGGAATTATCAGGTGGTGAAAATTCACAAGCCAAAATAGACTTAGCACTCTGGTAATCGGATACTTACCAAGAAGCCAAAACAATTCACGAACAGCATAAATAATGTTGTTTTTAATGCTAACTTCGCGGCGTTTTTGGCAACCCTTACCATTAGAACCAAAACGAAAAAATCAATTGAAAGAATAAAGTTTTGTTACTCAGCATTCGCTAAAGTTTTAACAATATGACTCAAGAACCATCACAAAATCATTTTCAAAAGCTTTCGATCATTATACCAGCTTACAACGAAGCTGCTACCATCCACTTAATTTTGAATAAAGTGGGGGAGGTAAAAATTGTTGAAGGAATCGAAAAAGAAATCATCATTGTGGACGATTGTTCAAAAGATGGTACCTATGAAACCCTTCAGGCTTACAAAAATGATCATCCGGAAATGAATATTCGCACCTTGCGTCATGAGGTGAATAAGGGTAAGGGTGCTGCACTCCATACTGGAATTGAGCACGCCACTGGAGAATACCTAATTATTCAGGATGCTGACCTTGAATACGACCCAGAAGAATATAACGACCTACTTAAACCAGTGTTAAATGGAAATGCAGACGTGGTTTATGGTTCTCGATTTCAGGGAGCAAACCCTCACCGCATTCTGTTCTTTTGGCACACCATCGGAAATAAATTTCTCACCTTCCTTTCCAACATGTTCACGAACTTGAACCTAACGGATATGGAAACCTGCTACAAATTGTTTGATACCAAAATCCTTCAGTCCATCAAATTGAATGAAAATCGATTTGGGTTTGAACCTGAGGTGACTGCTAAGATTTCGAGAATTCCTAAAATCCGGATTTACGAAGTTGGAATTTCTTATTACGGTCGAACTTATGAGGAAGGAAAGAAAATTGGATGGAAAGATGGATTCAGAGCTATCTACTGCATACTGAAGTACAATCTTTTTAGCCGTTAACAGGCCTTGAGATTTTGCCGCCGAAATAAAGATTTAATCAAAAGTCAAACGGCGGCATTTCATTCCCTTCATACACCAAAAGATGCACCACCTAAGGCCCTATCGGGGTATTATTTGGTTCTTATCTTTGGATGGCGATCAAAGCAAAACGAATGTTTGGAGAAAGACGTCCCTCCATTCAGATAATCGCATTCTATTAAAAACTGATTTTAAAAGAATCATCCAAGAATCAGTAAGGATAAAATGAAAAGTCAAAAAGAGGAAAACCAACCTAAGGATGCAAGTCCAAAACTCATCCACTCTTTGTTGTTTTATGCTATTCTGGCCATTGGCCTCGGATCCCGACTATACCATTACTTAATGGGTAGGAGCCTTTGGGAGGATGAGGCTCATTTGGCCTTAAATCTATTGGATCGATCATTTTGGGAATTAACCGAACCGCTTGACCACCTTCAAATCGCCCCGGTGCTGTTTATGCTGGCTACCAAAATCATGACATCCATTTTTGGTTATGGCGAAATGGCTTTGAGAAGTGTCCCCTTTATGTCATCCGTTCTCACCTTCCCACTTTTCTATTTCATAAGCTTAAAAATCACCGGTAACAGACGAATTAGCTTACTCGCCTTCTTTCTGTTTGCTGTTTGCCTAACTCCGGGCTACTTCGCTTCTGAATTGAAACCTTATGCCGTTGATTTAGCCGCCTACCTGGCTTTGGTCTATATCACGATTAGTGACCATCGCTTAGTTGCCAAATACCGAAACCTATGGCTTCTAATCGCCGGTTCCATCGCCCTGTTTATGTCCTTTACGTCAGTTATCATTCTGATTTGCATCGGAGCATATACCTTGACTCAGTGGATAAGGGACAAAAAGATAGATAAAAAGCAGTTCGCTGTTTTCGCCTCATGGGTTGCCGTTCTCCTATTCAATTATTTGTTCTTTATCGCAAATAATCCGCATCGAAAAAGTTCGGAGATGATGAATTTTTGGGACTCAGCCTTCATGCCGATTAATCCTTTTAGTGCTGAATTTCTGTCCTTTATTCAAATCCAATACAAGCAAGTCTTTTTCGACCTCCTTCTTAATATCTCTCCACTATATGGCTTTTATTGGGTCATTATAGCCTTTATCGTAGGGTTTGTCGGGTACGCTATTAAGAGTAAAAACAGAGCTATTTATGGCCTGGTTGTTCTTCCGATTGTAATCCACTTAATCCTCTCTTCCTTTCACATCTATCCATTTTACCGAAGGCTAATTCTGGATCTTATCCCTCCCTTTATCTTGATTGTAGCTATTGGTTGCTATCAATGGGCAAATATTCTGGGCAAACGAATTCATATCTCCTTATTCTGGATTGTTGTTTTGATTTCAGCCTACCAATTCAGCATCAAGTCCTACCATGAATTTCCACAGTGGTATCGAGAGTTTAAACCTTCCATGGAATACGTCAATAATTTACCTGACAGCGTATCTCTATTTGTCACCACTCCTATAAATACGGTTAGATATTACGAAAAAACCGGGCAGTTAAAACCCAAAACAATCATTCCGTTGAATTGGAACCTTACCTTTCAAGAAGTAGAAAGTCGAACATTGGGCCTGCCCAACAACTCTGTTTTACTTTATAATTTGGATCAACTGGCCAATTCTGAGGAGATCCATTCCAAGCTGGAATACAGCCGCCGAATAATGGATCAATTTTCTTTTAAGAACTATGGCGTTACCGTCATAAAATCCGAAAGCGAAAATCAAATTAGACTTAACCACACCTCTTTCCATGAGTATAATGTCATTTCCATTGATGAGGAAAAATTGGTTGCGATTTGGGATGGCTTTGTCGAGACGAAAGCCTTAAAAATTGAACCTGGGCATTATAAATGCACGGTGGCCTGCAAAGGCACTTCGCTTGGAAATGTATTCTCTGAAGTAGCGGTAAAGTTGAACAACAGCCAAGTACAATCCATTACCTGCACATCGGATTTTAAGTTATTCGAAAAGAATATTGAGATAACGGACTCGGTTAGTGTCTTCCAGTTTGAACTACTTAATGATAGTTCCGATCAAGTTACCCATGAAGACAGAAATGTCTTTATAAACTCCATGAGTTTGCAAAAAATCGAATTGGAAAATTGAATCTCAGATAAAGCGAATTGGGAAACTGGTTACCTCCTAAAAATAACCCGTTCAACAAAAGCGTTTTTATCGCCTTCCCCTTCTGAGTAAAAGTCATTATCCATCTCCAGGGTCAAGGTTACATCCGCTGCTTGCTCTGGATTGTATTCAAACTCAAACGAATAATCAGCCATCTGCTCCTTGACGAAAAAATCTCCTACTTGTTTTCCATCCACCTTGAGAATAAGGTGTGGAAACTCACCCTGAGCAGGCGTACCATTGGCATAAACAACAATGGTGTATTTGCCTTTTTCAAGCGAGAATGGAAGACTTTCTATATCACTGTTATCCCAAATAGCCCGAACTCCATTATCACTGAGGACTGAACCTTTACCTTCCACGAAGCCCTTGTCGTGAGTTATTTCCAAGTACATAAACTCCGATTTCAAGACAAAAAGCTCCAAAGAGCCTAAGAAGAATTCCTGTTGTTTAGCAACTGCATATTGATCCAATAACCTTGTCCTTACGTCGGCTGGAATTTCTTCATCACCATGGGCTCTAAAAACCCAGAATCCCTTCAATTCGGAAGACTCCAGAATCCGGTTTATCTGATCCACTTTACCACCGCTCAATACTTCAGATTGAATGTTGTACAACTTCATGAAGTATTGATTCTGAAATTCTGTGCGTTCGTTGATCATT is a window encoding:
- a CDS encoding methyltransferase domain-containing protein; the encoded protein is MNPAQNISDYYNQTLVHYKRHWKLRQQQAIHYGIWYPDTRSFAESLQNSNRKVAELLDPRPEHRLLDAGCGVGGTARFLAKHFHCQVTGIALGSKLIEFANNLPETQELGNRVILEERNYLATGYPDYSFDGVYAVESMCHSDHKKDFLAEAYRLLKPGGKLIVIDYFLPNRDLTTKEASPINKWLGFWAIPNLVRKDEFEKLCYDVGFENVIMKDYTPHILRSAKRMYHGAILGAIPSELYNLFHPSASRFARKHYQSGYWQYKTLRQGLWNYQVVKIHKPK
- a CDS encoding ABC transporter permease; the encoded protein is MLLKIAWRNVWRNKSRSAVVILAIAIGIFAAIFFAAFMTGMVNQQIDRNIRLETSHLQLCAKDFPLNEDLGLYLENSSQIVADLKSRSGVQSVTSRIVSNGMASTANKALGVRIMGVDPDQEKQTTRLWAEVDTGTYFEGKSRTAPILISQKQAEELKVRLKSKIVLDLPDRTGNVSRGLFRVVGIYKTGNGLFDGSSIFVKKEDLRPLLNFPEDGAHEIAVMLQDDRILEEFHKQVTEDYPNAEVRDWGELQPSVKMYSGFIDQFNFILLAIILIALIFGIINTMLMVIMERTHEIGMLRSIGMSKPRVAGMIILETMFLSLVGGIAGCLISIVVIGYLGNSGIDLTAYMGAMEDLGFSPIIYPEVEFVFYFQITIMVSITAIIAAWFPARRAIKLNPATAIREM
- a CDS encoding glycosyltransferase family 2 protein, with protein sequence MTQEPSQNHFQKLSIIIPAYNEAATIHLILNKVGEVKIVEGIEKEIIIVDDCSKDGTYETLQAYKNDHPEMNIRTLRHEVNKGKGAALHTGIEHATGEYLIIQDADLEYDPEEYNDLLKPVLNGNADVVYGSRFQGANPHRILFFWHTIGNKFLTFLSNMFTNLNLTDMETCYKLFDTKILQSIKLNENRFGFEPEVTAKISRIPKIRIYEVGISYYGRTYEEGKKIGWKDGFRAIYCILKYNLFSR
- a CDS encoding ABC transporter permease, whose amino-acid sequence is MILARLAWRNLWRNRRRTLITISSIAFAVVIAVVMRGFQLGTYDSMIEGTLRTSSGHVQIQHKDFFDDASIEHIFDYTPELQKLTAVNPAIQNQFPRFENFALASFESHTKGVPVVGMKPELEVDALAIQDKLTQGEYLEPGEDGLLISEDLARFLQVALGDSMVLFGQGYHGVTAVGKYPIKGIYDFNYSGQGGGPVFLNLEQAQDLYGAYGMLSSLSLILNNKEESEELQKELLTEFEGSPITALTWKKLNENLLQSIELDSVSGLIMIGVLYLVIGFGIFGTLLMMAAERRREFSVMNSMGMQRRHIVQLVAIETLWLALISVIVGVLISLPINAYFWYNPIEFSGETAEMFSEYNVEPVMRMSMELGYLIDQALVVFLLSTVSLIAPLSLILNLNIVNALRGR
- a CDS encoding N(4)-(beta-N-acetylglucosaminyl)-L-asparaginase, encoding MDEQRRDFIKKVALGGPALATMGTTLAVQSCAAENVPEGQNAMAATPLQVRKPVVISTWKFGFPANEKAWEILTEGGRALDAVEQGVRVPEDDPNVATVGYGGYPDRDGFVTLDSCIMDELGNCGSVAYLQHIKNPISVARKVMEETPHIMLVGDGALQFALDQGFEKMDLSTEHSKNRWEEWKKEKNYEPVINIENHDTIGMLALDENGDLSGACTTSGLAWKMHGRVGDSPIIGAGLFVDNEVGAATATGKGEAVIKIAGTHLIVELMRQGKSPQEACEEAIQRIIKKQPDHKDFQVGFLALNKQGQYGAYSIQDGFAYNVFYDEEKIHTKSPSALKKK
- a CDS encoding glycosyltransferase family 39 protein; the encoded protein is MKSQKEENQPKDASPKLIHSLLFYAILAIGLGSRLYHYLMGRSLWEDEAHLALNLLDRSFWELTEPLDHLQIAPVLFMLATKIMTSIFGYGEMALRSVPFMSSVLTFPLFYFISLKITGNRRISLLAFFLFAVCLTPGYFASELKPYAVDLAAYLALVYITISDHRLVAKYRNLWLLIAGSIALFMSFTSVIILICIGAYTLTQWIRDKKIDKKQFAVFASWVAVLLFNYLFFIANNPHRKSSEMMNFWDSAFMPINPFSAEFLSFIQIQYKQVFFDLLLNISPLYGFYWVIIAFIVGFVGYAIKSKNRAIYGLVVLPIVIHLILSSFHIYPFYRRLILDLIPPFILIVAIGCYQWANILGKRIHISLFWIVVLISAYQFSIKSYHEFPQWYREFKPSMEYVNNLPDSVSLFVTTPINTVRYYEKTGQLKPKTIIPLNWNLTFQEVESRTLGLPNNSVLLYNLDQLANSEEIHSKLEYSRRIMDQFSFKNYGVTVIKSESENQIRLNHTSFHEYNVISIDEEKLVAIWDGFVETKALKIEPGHYKCTVACKGTSLGNVFSEVAVKLNNSQVQSITCTSDFKLFEKNIEITDSVSVFQFELLNDSSDQVTHEDRNVFINSMSLQKIELEN
- a CDS encoding TetR/AcrR family transcriptional regulator: MPRSKEAFEEIRLATRSRILEQSMKLFADYGFKHTSINRIADACGIAKGTVYHHFKTKEDILLAIIQNYVEQMIDGINQIPVTHGAAQILHERVKNIIRMVKENPEVHRLFTAVIQQIHNHPAVIPYLEKMKEVMLVDYIDLFRQMNFEDPEMELMYFDAVLDGAIFKFLLLGEEYPLDQVIAELMKRY
- a CDS encoding outer membrane lipoprotein-sorting protein, giving the protein MKSLMIFLSLLLGIGQPLVAQELSARDIVDKANQLTLGNSAKSEMEMTIQRPSWNRTITMKSWSLGTEYSMIYITGPARDKGQVFLKRQTEMWNWMPTVSRMIKIPSSMMGQSWMGSDFTNDDLVRMNSKVEDYTHKLLGEENIGGYDCYKVELIPKEDAAVVWGKLIMWIAKDEFYTMKQENYDEDMELVNTMIGSDIRQMGDRKLPARMELVPADKKNQKTIIVVKWQEFGIDIQEGFFSQQNMKKVR
- a CDS encoding ABC transporter permease — encoded protein: MKTYFILAWRNLWRNRRRTLITVSSICFALFFGLMMKSVVKGMYDRIDDQMIRNTTGYVQLQHPAYWDDKNIDNSMAWDEDFKSLVQSTPGVEAMAPKLDYFALVSTGNITKGTAVIGTLPEMEKQLSGMHTKVVEGTYFSEANQGTMVAVDLAKYLKLSIGDTLVLFGQGYHGITAAGKYWVQGIVDFNVPLMNTSMLFIHLEDAQHLFGAEGRLTHVSLMVESPEYMIPVQSQLNQQLDSTQAIAKNWKELNPEYVQSQGTKNVSTGIMIGVLYLIVGFGIFGTLFMMTLERRREFSVMISIGMKRSKLAIVVFIESVLLGIIGVLSGLGISLPVLFYLNANPIELTGDMAAMYRQYNIEPTFIFSTEPVFIFNQLMIIFCICVLLAVVPIISVHRLNFVNALRGR